One region of Armigeres subalbatus isolate Guangzhou_Male chromosome 3, GZ_Asu_2, whole genome shotgun sequence genomic DNA includes:
- the LOC134219514 gene encoding V-type proton ATPase subunit E has protein sequence MALSDADVQKQIKHMMAFIEQEANEKAEEIDAKAEEEFNIEKGRLVQQQRLKIMEYYEKKEKQVELQKKIQSSNMLNQARLKVLKVREDHVGSVLEECRRRLGEVTRDSSRYGDILSALITQGLLQLMEANVVVRGRQADAQLIQNILPSAVEAYKSTSGKDVVVTLDTDFYLPADSTGGVELVTQSSRIKVSNTLESRLELIAQQLIPEIRNSLFGRNINRKFTD, from the exons ATCAAGCACATGATGGCCTTCATCGAGCAGGAGGCCAACGAGAAGGCGGAAGAAATTGACGCCAAGGCCGAGGAGGAGTTCAACATCGAGAAGGGCCGTCTTGTGCAGCAACAGCGCTTGAAGATCATGGAATACTacgaaaagaaggaaaaacaggTCGAGCTGCAAAAGAAGATCCAATCTTCAAACATGCTCAACCAAGCCCGTCTGAAG GTTCTTAAGGTACGTGAAGACCATGTAGGAAGCGTGCTCGAGGAATGCAGACGTCGGCTGGGAGAGGTCACCCGCGACTCAAGCCGCTACGGTGATATCCTCTCCGCTCTCATCACTCAGGGACTGCTGCAG CTCATGGAAGCCAATGTGGTTGTTCGTGGTCGCCAAGCTGACGCCCAGCTGATCCAGAACATCCTACCATCGGCTGTGGAAGCCTACAAGAGTACCTCCGGTAAGGATGTCGTTGTCACTCTTGACACGGACTTCTATTTGCCTGCTGActctaccggaggagtggaactTGTGACACAGTCGTCTCGCATCAAG GTATCCAACACTTTGGAGTCACGATTGGAGTTGATCGCCCAGCAGCTGATACCCGAGATCCGTAATTCTCTGTTTGGACGTAACATCAACCGCAAGTTCACTGATtaa